The Candidatus Woesearchaeota archaeon genomic interval AGGTGTGGACACCATTGACTACTGTTGCCGTGATGGTTTGGCTAACATCTTCTTCAACAGCATAGCTAGAGGTATTCGTGTTGTTAATCTGTAAAGTGCAATGATCTATGGTTGATCCCTCATCATGCACTTGATATTCAAAGGAGATTGTATTGTGCAGCAGTTCAATAAAACGGTCTCCAGGAGAAAGTAGAGTTATAACCGGAGGTTCTGAGTCCTGTAGTCTTGGGTCAACAATGTTAACACTAATGCTCTCACTATCTATGGATCCCACTTCATCATAATCAAGGGCATCATAGGTCACAAAGAATCTCCACTTGGTGCCTATTTCTCCGGTAGCATTGACAACCCATCTTTGTTCGCAGGTATCTCCGTCTTTCATGCCTTGAAGGCATGCTTGATTTTCAGGGAGTAGTGGATTCTGATCAGTTGTGTAGAAAGGCGCTCCACGGTTCATGGGAATAATCCCCTTTGCTTGTTCATTAGTAACAGTGATTGGTTCGTCGTTCCAGTAGTCTTCCCAAGAGTCTTCAGAGGTTCCTACTACATAGTCAATGAAATAATCACCTGAGATATTTCCTACGCGGATCTCTACGTTCAATTCCACTCTTTCATCACCACTCGGAGATTCTGGATTACTTTTTCCAGCCCACCAGTAATATCCCTCTTCAGGTGGATATGCTGTATCTACTTCTTTCACGAGTGCTGGATCATAGACCATGGTTCCTTGAAAGTCTCCGGTATAATTTGCATTGAGAACAGTCCATTGTAAGGGAACTTTAATCCCGAATTCGCCTCTATCTTCCCATTGGTCGTTAATATAAACATCGACATAAGAGTGAATGATCTGATTCATGGCCGCCGTAGTCGGTTGTCTGACCTCCTCAAATTGTATGCAGCCTGCAATGAGAACAAGGGAACCTATCAAAAGCAACCCTACACTCGTTTTCACTCTGTTCTTCTCTCTACGGTACCCGATCATTATCAGGAGTACGCCTATGAGGGGCAAGGAAAGGATTAAAATGAACATCACTCCATAACGACCATCATCCATCATCCCATAACCTTGATAATCCCTATCCTCTTCTTCAAATTCACCCTCCACTCCACGAAAGGGATCAAGTGTTGCTGTAACATTCCCACATTCACCACCGATACATTTCACTCCTGCAGAAAACATGAATGTTTCGTTCTGGGCAGCAGGTGTAGGGTTATTCATACTGATTAAATAAGGTTCTAGGTGACCAAACGGAAGAGACCAAAAGGATTCATACTTGCCTTTATTGTCATTATCATCAGCACATGCAACATCAAGATTCCACTCGCCTGAATCTTCAATCACTACATCATCATGATTATACGTCCAATATCCTCCCTCAACTACGGTGGTCGTTGCATCAAAGAATGTTTTGTTATCATTAAGATTTCGTAAGGTAAATGAAACATTTACAACCGTTCCCTCTGTAGAGGTACATTTTGCCCTGACTGATGTTATTTTTTGGCCAAATTCCAGACGCTCACATAAGCCCCAGAAGCCGTCATGCTGGCATTCAATGGATGATATATTTATGGTGTGAAAGCTAGATCGTAAGAATGGGTCGAAAGAGACTTTTCCTTTTGACGAATTGTCTTCAGCGTCATAGATAGAGGCAGCAATCTCTGCTGGATCTCTTGTTCCCCACCAATTGTACTCTGCCTGAACATCGTTTGCTTGGTTATTTTTAAGGTTATACTTTGTGTTGTTGTACAGATCATTGTTCAGAAAGGTGTTCTCTTTAATTGATGATGCAGTAGTTTCTATCCCAGACTCCTTATTATTACTGAAAGTGGATCTTGTGATAAGATTATTATCTGAACTCTGTATAAGCATTCCACTTTGGGAGTTTCCACTGAAATTAGAATCTTCAATATGATTATCGTCAGAGCCAAACATATATAATCCTCTTCCAAGTCTACTCCCTATGGAGCTCGATTCTCTAATTGAGTTGTTCCATGCATAATCCAAAAAGATACCAGCATAACTGGAATTCTCAACATACATCTGTAGGAACGTATTATTACGCGACTCTATCAAAGTTCCATAGTAACGACTATCTCTGATAGTAAGGTTTCTCATCTGATTATTACTCGATTGAAGATCGAATCCGTAGAAATTGTTTGTCAGCACATTGTTCTTGAATCGTGATACGGTCGTGTAGATAGCTAAACCAGATTTACTACCAGAAGTATATCCTGCATCTGAAATCTTGCTCCCTTCCATTTCAAAGAATGATCCTTCTTCTACAACAATATAATAATAGTTACTCTGATCTTCTTTCATAATTCGAGAGGGATATCCATCCTCTCCTTCAATGATGAGTGTACCATTTGTTTCTACCCTTATGCTATATTCACCATTATACGTAGCGTTCATTCGAATGGTGGTGTTACGTAAGGTGAGATTGCCGCCTGCTTCAACGGTCAGGTTGCCATTAAGGGTAATAGTTGCATCTTCACAGAGTATAGTTTCTCCATTCCGAACATACCAGCTAAACCCCATAGGTACTCCACATTCACCAACCAGCGGAGGAAGCGTTTTATTCGTGTCATAGACCGAAGTTTCATTGATACTCCCATAGAGATCCATTGTTTTTATGCTCAGGGTATAGGGAGCGTTTGGCTTTAATCCTTGTATCTCTGTTCCATTTATATCTCTAGAAAGATTCTGTTTCCAGGTTCCATCAAGAGAGATAATCGTCTGATCAAAGTCTTCATCGATTGGATTTGTCCAGTTCCAGGTAATCCAGGTATAGCCCTGTACTGGGCTGTGGAGATTCGTGACTGTTGCTGGTGGTTCTAGATCTTCTGTTGTGGGTAAGTACACAATAATCTGCTTAGAACTATTGATATGATAACTTCTTGATGTATTTCCATACCCTTCTTTGCTTGCATTTATACTATGGGGTGTATAATAAGTCCTTCCTCTTCCCGTCACCTCCTCAAACTCTGTTACCAGCTGTCGTGGTATTTTTCCTGACTGATTTGTTGTTCCCTGGTAAATTAATCTTCCTAATTTGTCACTAAAAGAGACTACTGCATCTGCAATAGGCTCTTGATCTGAATCCTTTACCACTATGTTGGCATACCATTGTACTGAGAGATTTGAGGAAGCAGAATAAATCTTTGAATAGGTGGTGTCTATGATTGTGCTATTTGAATACCGGAGATCAATATCATAACTACTTAAGGAAGAGTTTACATTGCTCGAAATAACTTTATTTTTTTTTGAGGAGGTAAAGTATAAACCAGATTTGTTGGTTAGTTGTATCTTTGAATCTACAATGGTATTATTGTCAGAGTAATAGGCATATAATCCATACTGCTTGCTTGCATTGTAGATATTTAGTCCTGTGAGATTGTTATTGTGACTCTTATACAAATATAGACCATACTCTAAACTGTTTAAAATAGTAATATTTTCGATCTGATTATTATCTGAATCTATATACAGGCCATAATCATTGTTCTGTATCACATTGTTCTTAAAGTTGGTTACTGTTGTGGAAATGAGTATTCCATCGGATCCCCATCCCCCATAAATAGGGTCACCTACATAGGAAACTATTGTGTCTGTCATTTCAAATGTAGATCCTTCCTTCACTCTGAAATCATAGTAGAACTCCTTATCACCATGCGTTATGACCGATGGAGATCCCTCTTTACCAAATACATATAATGCGGCATTTTGCATTACTTCAATCCGATACTGCCCATGAAATGAACTTACATTCATCTTTAATGTGATATTCTTGAGCGTAAGATTTCCAAAAGAGTCAATAATGAGGTTGCCGTTGAGTGTAATCTCTCTATCCTTACAGGTAATCGTTGTTGTTGTTATTCTCCACTCTCCATTTTGTGGTGAATCACAGATGCCCTCGGTTACTTCTGGTTTTCTTGTTTGATTTGTATCAGTAACATTGGTATCATTGACATTTCCAAAGAGATCAACGGTTTCTACTCTTAGAGTGTAGAGTGTATAATATTCCAACCCCGTTACATTTACACTCTCTATTTCCTTCCCAAGGTCGTATTTATAAATACCATTAACGTATATTTTTGTCTGATTAAAGTCTTCATCAGTTGGATTTGTCCAGTTCCAGGTAATCCATGTAGCTCCTTGTGCTGTACTCTGGAGATTCGTGACTGTTGCTGGTGGTGTCCTTTCATGATCTATGCTGAAACGATGCTCAATTCCAAGAGGGGTGATTCCACCTGCCGCTAGATCCTTACACTTGTAATACTGGACATAGTTATTATTGTCTTGTAATCCACTCCTTAATAACGAATGTTTCAGATTATTTGTCTTATCAAAGACAGTTCCTCTATCAAAATCAAAGTTTTGATCGGTAAAAGAATACCTACACGCTGCAACTTTGTCTGTGGTTATGTTTATCCATGTCTCTGTGGTTCCGTTTGAAAGCACGGTATCTTGTTCAGGATAGACAATATCAATGAGTGGCGCTTCAGCCAAGCTAAGTTCGATGTACGTGTTGTTGCTGATATTGACTATTTCCATGGCGTAAAGCGATGCTTGCGAACCAGTTTCTTTTGCTTGGAGAGTATAATTATTGTATTCTTGTCTTCCCTGCTGATTGATGACTCGGTCGGTTACATTAAACTGAAAGATTCTTGGTTCTACACCACTTTCTTCAAAGAATTCAAGAGAGCCGTTTTCTTGATACCCTTCGACAAGAACATTCGGCATGGTCTCCTGCCCATCAGTAACATTTACCTCAAGAAACCACTGAACGAGAAGTTCTCCTCCGCTCACGACTGCTGTTGAGAATGTTACATTAACGAGCTTGTTGGGCCCCTCGGTTTGTTTAATCTCTTCGTATGAGTTACTCACCACTGTTGAAACAATCGTATTATTAGGACTTCCTAGCTCAAGGCCCTTCCATGAATTACTGTCTATTACATTTCCAACAAGTACATTATTCATTGAACCTGAATGGACAAGAACGCCATTTTGACCATTGTCCTTTATTCTATTGTTACGAAGACTATTATTTATTGCACCGATTAACCGAATGCCATGACCAAAACTCCCCATAATCGTGTTGTTCTCAACGAGATTGGAGGAAGCGCCATCAGTGAGCCGTATCCCGTTTCCACCGCTGCTTGAGATTACATCATTGTCCTTTACAATATTATTACTCGAATGAAAAACGACTCCATAATAATTGTTGGATAAATTATTACCAATAACTTCAGTGTTATCAGCATAGATGTCAAGACCCCACTTCTCTTCAGTAGCCTGATACCCCGCATGATGCATTTCAGACAGTTTCATGACAAAAAAAGACCCCTCTTCTACGACAAAGGTGTAGTGGGCATTTCCGTTGTTGTCTATTATTGAAGGATTTTCTTCACTGCCATTAATGGTCAAACTTCCACCATTTTTTACCCGAATGCCATACTCACCGTCACTGCTGGCATTTACACGCAGGCGTACCCATGTTAAGGTAAGCTTTCCTCCTTCTTCAATGGTCAGGTTACCATTCAACGTTATTCCCACGTCAATACATGTTTGTTCGTCATTAACTACCCAATCACCTTCAGCAGGGTAAGCACAAGTTACAGAAGTTATCACTGGTCCACCCTCCCCTGCAAGCCCACGGAGATTTTCAGAGTTAATGAGCAGCAAATTAAGAAACTCTTGGGCGACACCTACAACATCATGAACAGATTCAACAAACACCTCTCCACCATCCGTGGTAAATACCGCAGGCTGCCAGAGAACCAACATTAAGACAAGCAGCGCACTAAGAACAAGCAAAGAATACTTAGTTAGGTAATGATGTTTGTTTTTTTCTCTCTCCAGTCTTTCCTTTCTGTCTGCCACGTTTCACTGTTTCTCTTCCATTATCTTTTCACAAAAGGCAGTTTCCAGGATTTTTGCAGTGTCTGCTGGGGTTTCTTGACCAGTATCCGTGAGAATGCCTTGTCCACGTCAGACGATGTCCATCCCTTGGCAATTAATGCTGTTTTTATCTGCATGGCTGGCGCTCCCTTAGCCAAGGCATGCTTAATATAGGTGTCCATATCAAATTGTGCTTTCATATCATCATAGGTTTTTTGCACAAGATCCTGTGGCCATCCCTGTCGCATAAGGGAAGTAATAACTTCTGCTCGTGGTATCTGCTTGGTTAACGATTCCAAAATATATGGTTTCATTGTTTCTGGATTCGTCTTATGCATTTTGTTCTGTATCTTCTTCATTAAGCCTGGGCCATAGCGATAGCCTAGATAACCGAGAAGAGCAAGCACAATAACCAATGCTGCAACAATGAACGTTAGGTTGCCTGATGTCTCTTTTTCCTCGAGATAGGTTTCCGGTGTTTCTTCTCGTGTTTGATTTATTGCTGGTGGTGTTCCATTGGTGAAGATTACTTCAATAGGAGCAGCCACACAGGGAGGACAACTCCCACCACAGTCTATTCCCTCTTCAGCATTATTTTGGATGCCATCGGTACAGCTGTCCTCAGCAATACATACCTTTGTGGTGCTTGGTTTGTACTTTGTTGTTCCACAGCTACGGTTGTCCCAGCAGAATCGAGTACCGCAATCATAGGTTTCATTACTCCATGCATCACATCTCCAGTTTTCGGTACAACTTTGATTATTCCTTGAGCCTCCTCCGCCCCCACCTCCTCCACCACCGCCACCTCCTCCCTCGCCTTCTCCTTCACCATTATCACACGTTTGTGTTTGTATCCAGCTGCTGTAACACCCAAAGACATCGGTGTTATTCCTGCTTTGAACTCCTCCGCTACAACTGCTCCATGATCCATAATTCCAGCTGGGTGTACAGTTCATCTGCTCGTTAATTCCTGTAAATCTTAACCCGGTAACACGGTATTCATCGGTTAAGAGTGTACAACCATAGCCATGCTGGACGGTTGCATTACAGAACACGAAATATTCATTCGTGGCCTGACAGGCTTTGGTTATCTCCTTAGGATCATAGACCTGGGCATCCTTAATACATATTCTGTTGAGCGATGTATTGAGTCGAGGAACAGTCATATTTTTGGTAACTCCCTGTGGAAGCTCAATTCCCGCAATGGTTATATAGCCATGATCATATCCCTGTAACGCACGGTAGAGATATACCTTATTGAGCTCGAGCTTCTTTGCAGGACTGAAGTGCCACATAAAGGCAACATACTGTTTACCATCGCCACGGTCAATGAACTCAGTGAGGTAATCACCACCCGTGTAGTTCCTTGAGAGATTATCCGTGCCATTGACCAAGAGTTGGAGATCGTAAAAGTTCGTCTGTACCCAGCTTGCATTCCCGGTAATAGTATCATCCGTATCATTAATACCATCATTGTCATCATCAGTGTCGTTTTTGTTAGGAATATTATCGCCGTCAAAGTCATCATCAATCTCAAAAATAGCCACATTCCATTGTTGTTCAGTGGTGTCAAAGCCGTCATTCACGGTTGCTCGTAGGCTGTAGTTTCCTGAACTCGACCAGTTTGTGATAAGTATGTATCTATTTGTTGTACTGACCATTGTCTCATTAAGGTACCAAACAAAGGCAAGCGGATCGCTCTCGTTGTCTCTGACGGTGATGTTAAATTCTTGCATCACTGAGGTATTTGATTCGTTCAGTTCCACCAGAGGTTGTTGTGGAGCATATTTCATAATCTCTGGATACTGATTAAAGATAATACGATGGGATGTTGCATCTTGGTTAACGTTTCCGAAAAGATCTTGACACTTGTAGTACAAG includes:
- a CDS encoding right-handed parallel beta-helix repeat-containing protein, whose product is MADRKERLEREKNKHHYLTKYSLLVLSALLVLMLVLWQPAVFTTDGGEVFVESVHDVVGVAQEFLNLLLINSENLRGLAGEGGPVITSVTCAYPAEGDWVVNDEQTCIDVGITLNGNLTIEEGGKLTLTWVRLRVNASSDGEYGIRVKNGGSLTINGSEENPSIIDNNGNAHYTFVVEEGSFFVMKLSEMHHAGYQATEEKWGLDIYADNTEVIGNNLSNNYYGVVFHSSNNIVKDNDVISSSGGNGIRLTDGASSNLVENNTIMGSFGHGIRLIGAINNSLRNNRIKDNGQNGVLVHSGSMNNVLVGNVIDSNSWKGLELGSPNNTIVSTVVSNSYEEIKQTEGPNKLVNVTFSTAVVSGGELLVQWFLEVNVTDGQETMPNVLVEGYQENGSLEFFEESGVEPRIFQFNVTDRVINQQGRQEYNNYTLQAKETGSQASLYAMEIVNISNNTYIELSLAEAPLIDIVYPEQDTVLSNGTTETWINITTDKVAACRYSFTDQNFDFDRGTVFDKTNNLKHSLLRSGLQDNNNYVQYYKCKDLAAGGITPLGIEHRFSIDHERTPPATVTNLQSTAQGATWITWNWTNPTDEDFNQTKIYVNGIYKYDLGKEIESVNVTGLEYYTLYTLRVETVDLFGNVNDTNVTDTNQTRKPEVTEGICDSPQNGEWRITTTTITCKDREITLNGNLIIDSFGNLTLKNITLKMNVSSFHGQYRIEVMQNAALYVFGKEGSPSVITHGDKEFYYDFRVKEGSTFEMTDTIVSYVGDPIYGGWGSDGILISTTVTNFKNNVIQNNDYGLYIDSDNNQIENITILNSLEYGLYLYKSHNNNLTGLNIYNASKQYGLYAYYSDNNTIVDSKIQLTNKSGLYFTSSKKNKVISSNVNSSLSSYDIDLRYSNSTIIDTTYSKIYSASSNLSVQWYANIVVKDSDQEPIADAVVSFSDKLGRLIYQGTTNQSGKIPRQLVTEFEEVTGRGRTYYTPHSINASKEGYGNTSRSYHINSSKQIIVYLPTTEDLEPPATVTNLHSPVQGYTWITWNWTNPIDEDFDQTIISLDGTWKQNLSRDINGTEIQGLKPNAPYTLSIKTMDLYGSINETSVYDTNKTLPPLVGECGVPMGFSWYVRNGETILCEDATITLNGNLTVEAGGNLTLRNTTIRMNATYNGEYSIRVETNGTLIIEGEDGYPSRIMKEDQSNYYYIVVEEGSFFEMEGSKISDAGYTSGSKSGLAIYTTVSRFKNNVLTNNFYGFDLQSSNNQMRNLTIRDSRYYGTLIESRNNTFLQMYVENSSYAGIFLDYAWNNSIRESSSIGSRLGRGLYMFGSDDNHIEDSNFSGNSQSGMLIQSSDNNLITRSTFSNNKESGIETTASSIKENTFLNNDLYNNTKYNLKNNQANDVQAEYNWWGTRDPAEIAASIYDAEDNSSKGKVSFDPFLRSSFHTINISSIECQHDGFWGLCERLEFGQKITSVRAKCTSTEGTVVNVSFTLRNLNDNKTFFDATTTVVEGGYWTYNHDDVVIEDSGEWNLDVACADDNDNKGKYESFWSLPFGHLEPYLISMNNPTPAAQNETFMFSAGVKCIGGECGNVTATLDPFRGVEGEFEEEDRDYQGYGMMDDGRYGVMFILILSLPLIGVLLIMIGYRREKNRVKTSVGLLLIGSLVLIAGCIQFEEVRQPTTAAMNQIIHSYVDVYINDQWEDRGEFGIKVPLQWTVLNANYTGDFQGTMVYDPALVKEVDTAYPPEEGYYWWAGKSNPESPSGDERVELNVEIRVGNISGDYFIDYVVGTSEDSWEDYWNDEPITVTNEQAKGIIPMNRGAPFYTTDQNPLLPENQACLQGMKDGDTCEQRWVVNATGEIGTKWRFFVTYDALDYDEVGSIDSESISVNIVDPRLQDSEPPVITLLSPGDRFIELLHNTISFEYQVHDEGSTIDHCTLQINNTNTSSYAVEEDVSQTITATVVNGVHTWKIECRDLVGNKGISETRILNVSVKNNPPTIVWYFPQKTTVDLNESNGSISQIFTISVEDYEGEEVFVTWYLDDNLLQSSSHQATITSQYTLITNWSSAGDHVLNVTVDDGDDSHTVSQTWTVIINEIDDDADGDTIPDRGDLDDDNDGINDTNDPLTGDAGFVHTNFEDLVIYVNGSDNLTKNVSGNFLTEFYDNTTRYTAFMWNYTTEKKLELQNVSLFREGTEDTNGYILLSGIELPSGITKNMTLRQINTSLNRICVHDEPVNDVSQISRACELPNEYFVICDGTAQHSYSCSVEGGYYKVTGLLHSGIREQINCTANWTAWGEWSDCVDGQKTRKKFDLSNCYLDQREVESCGNNNEGGGGGGGGGGGGGGAPLKQANCTESWSCTTWSNNEQDCGTRTCGDVNNCNTTEQKPPVEKTCPDSTCTDGIQNGDEEGIDCGGSCPVCQPGQAGVNQSVDLGEITINQSLDGNITQIEDLERGGALWSIIVVIIILLGIGGIGIKYAVRKYNETRQKEIKGVNEGKPPLVMNTNPRENNEYSNQKNVLSPAIPLQQPNKLDLQKNEVSAITELKRLYDDAPPPPPRA